Proteins from a genomic interval of Mycolicibacterium grossiae:
- a CDS encoding helicase-related protein — MLLEELKPGLRIDGLIPSQVITVIFAQWHGTDALELTYKTNDGALGQQVVFRKDQDSLTVAQTGSRAFDANATDFKMVAEAQRITLAGLFDPMLAVATSDVRPLPHQIRAVYGELLPRTPLRFLLADDPGAGKTIMAGLYIKELLLRDDVRQCLIVAPGGLVEQWQDELFFKFGLRFDLLTNQLIDANVNLNVFETNPLLIGRMDQLSRNEDLQAQLAETEWDLIIVDEAHRMGAHYFGGKLEKTKRFLLGEMLGRITRHLLLMTATPHSGKEEDFQLFLTLLDRDRFEGKNTKTANTDGIMRRMVKEDLLTFEGKKLFPERRAETVPYELTELEYSLYAQVTDYVREGMNRADRVGGKRKNTVGFALTVLQRRLASSPEAIYKSLVRRTERLERKKQEILSGTYTDKEPTIDLEGLDSDDYNSEQIEELEEELLDAATAAQTVEELDAELLELRELTTVAKQVRDSGTDRKWTELSRILQDEALTVDANGWPRKLIIFTEHRDTLDYLAGRIRTLIGKPNAVQAIHGGVRRKERRMITEEFTKNRDCQILLATDAAGEGLNLQAAHLMVNYDLPWNPNRIEQRFGRIHRIGQEEVCRLWNLVASNTREGAVFERLLQKIEEQRKAYGGKVFDVLGEAFFETPLRELLLEAIRYGERDDVKAKMHEVIDHKVADGLKELLDERALASDHLADADLAKLRAAMDEARARRLQPHYIELAFKAAFTRLGGRIAKRERGRYEIANVPAQIRASKYQPIATKYDRVTFDLEHVHSEELARADLLAPGHPLHDAVMDETIRHFGGTLNSGTVLVSATLEEPHLLVGVVEEIADATGAAVSRRFGYAYVDSHGGVTPAGPAPYLDCVAAPDTPAVASARQLPWLAEAEDRATSWIITTQLPEYLAEVQPRRAAELEKTRELVVKRLEGERDRMLLDAAVAAEKEQAGEKPKESAESLNRKAVELDARLRNRLGLLDKQALMSTKPPRIMTAALVLPASMVDGELPPSAPMHAKETKEVERRGVDLVMAAERAVGRTPVEQAFNNKGFDILSSDASGDTYRIEVKARLDGAADFFVTHNEVMVGKNAAPRYRLALVKVDPRGAGHDEVRYLDNPFASTDLGDFDATGVRGDWNKMWNKGTEPF, encoded by the coding sequence GTGCTGCTGGAAGAGCTAAAGCCTGGCTTGCGCATCGACGGGCTGATCCCGTCCCAGGTAATCACGGTGATCTTTGCCCAATGGCACGGCACCGACGCGCTGGAGCTCACCTACAAGACCAACGACGGTGCACTCGGCCAGCAGGTCGTGTTCCGCAAGGACCAAGACAGCCTCACCGTCGCCCAGACCGGCAGCCGCGCGTTCGACGCCAACGCCACCGACTTCAAGATGGTCGCGGAGGCCCAAAGGATCACCCTGGCCGGACTGTTCGACCCGATGTTGGCCGTGGCCACCAGCGACGTCCGGCCGCTTCCTCATCAGATCCGGGCCGTCTACGGCGAGCTTCTCCCCCGTACCCCGCTGCGATTCCTGCTCGCCGACGACCCGGGCGCCGGGAAGACCATCATGGCCGGCCTCTACATCAAAGAACTGCTGCTGCGTGACGACGTGCGACAGTGCCTAATCGTCGCGCCCGGCGGGCTGGTCGAACAGTGGCAAGACGAGCTGTTCTTCAAGTTCGGGCTGCGCTTCGACCTGCTCACCAACCAACTGATCGACGCCAACGTCAACCTCAACGTCTTCGAGACGAACCCACTGCTGATCGGCCGAATGGATCAGCTGTCGCGCAATGAGGACCTGCAGGCCCAGCTCGCCGAAACCGAGTGGGACCTGATCATCGTCGACGAGGCGCACCGCATGGGCGCGCACTACTTCGGCGGCAAGCTGGAAAAGACGAAACGCTTCCTACTCGGAGAGATGCTCGGGCGGATCACCCGCCACTTGCTGCTGATGACCGCGACGCCGCACTCCGGTAAGGAAGAAGACTTCCAGCTGTTCCTCACCCTGCTCGACCGTGATCGGTTCGAAGGCAAGAACACCAAGACCGCCAACACCGACGGCATCATGCGCCGGATGGTCAAAGAAGACCTGCTGACCTTCGAGGGCAAGAAGCTGTTTCCCGAGCGTCGCGCCGAGACCGTGCCCTACGAGCTCACTGAACTGGAGTACTCGCTGTACGCACAGGTCACCGACTACGTGCGCGAAGGCATGAACCGTGCCGACCGGGTCGGCGGCAAACGCAAGAACACCGTCGGATTCGCCCTGACGGTGCTGCAGCGTCGCCTGGCCTCCAGCCCGGAGGCCATCTACAAGAGTCTCGTGCGTCGCACCGAGCGCCTTGAGCGCAAGAAACAGGAGATTCTGAGCGGGACGTACACCGACAAAGAACCCACCATCGACCTCGAAGGCCTCGACTCCGACGACTACAACTCAGAACAGATTGAAGAACTCGAAGAGGAGCTGCTCGACGCCGCGACCGCAGCCCAGACGGTGGAGGAACTCGATGCCGAACTCCTCGAGCTGAGAGAGCTGACGACCGTCGCCAAGCAGGTCCGCGACTCCGGAACCGACCGCAAGTGGACCGAGCTGAGCAGAATCCTGCAGGACGAGGCGCTGACCGTTGACGCCAACGGGTGGCCGCGCAAGCTCATCATCTTCACTGAGCACCGCGACACCCTGGACTACCTCGCCGGACGCATCAGGACCCTGATCGGGAAGCCCAACGCCGTACAGGCCATCCATGGCGGGGTGCGCCGCAAGGAGCGGCGCATGATCACCGAGGAGTTCACCAAGAACCGCGACTGCCAGATCCTGCTGGCCACCGATGCCGCCGGCGAAGGTCTCAACCTGCAGGCCGCCCACCTCATGGTCAACTACGACCTGCCGTGGAATCCCAACCGCATCGAACAGCGCTTCGGCCGCATCCACCGCATTGGGCAGGAAGAAGTTTGTCGGCTGTGGAATCTGGTCGCCAGCAACACCCGCGAAGGTGCCGTGTTCGAACGCCTGCTGCAAAAGATCGAAGAGCAGCGGAAGGCCTACGGCGGCAAAGTCTTCGACGTTCTCGGCGAAGCGTTCTTCGAGACACCGCTTCGCGAACTGCTCCTGGAGGCCATCCGCTACGGGGAACGCGACGATGTGAAGGCCAAGATGCACGAGGTCATCGATCACAAGGTGGCTGACGGGCTCAAGGAGTTGCTCGACGAACGTGCCCTGGCGTCGGATCATCTCGCCGACGCCGATTTGGCCAAGCTGCGTGCGGCTATGGACGAGGCACGTGCACGCCGTCTGCAACCGCACTACATCGAACTTGCTTTCAAGGCCGCGTTCACCCGCCTTGGTGGGCGCATCGCCAAACGTGAACGCGGTCGCTACGAGATCGCCAACGTGCCGGCGCAAATCAGGGCTAGCAAGTACCAGCCGATCGCGACCAAGTACGACCGAGTCACCTTCGACCTGGAGCACGTGCACTCCGAGGAACTGGCACGCGCCGATCTGCTCGCACCAGGACACCCGCTACATGACGCGGTGATGGACGAAACGATCCGCCACTTCGGCGGCACACTCAACAGCGGCACGGTACTGGTGTCTGCGACGCTGGAAGAGCCTCATCTGCTAGTCGGTGTTGTCGAAGAAATCGCCGATGCCACCGGTGCTGCCGTATCCAGACGGTTCGGATACGCATACGTTGACAGTCACGGCGGGGTGACGCCTGCCGGGCCGGCACCGTATCTCGATTGCGTCGCAGCACCGGATACTCCAGCTGTCGCGTCGGCACGCCAACTTCCTTGGCTGGCGGAGGCGGAGGATCGTGCCACCAGTTGGATCATCACCACCCAGCTCCCCGAGTACCTCGCAGAGGTACAGCCACGACGTGCGGCCGAACTCGAAAAGACGCGTGAACTCGTAGTCAAACGCCTTGAGGGTGAACGTGATCGGATGCTTCTCGACGCCGCCGTGGCAGCCGAAAAGGAGCAAGCAGGCGAGAAGCCCAAGGAGTCGGCTGAAAGCCTCAACCGAAAAGCCGTCGAGCTTGACGCCCGCCTACGCAACCGCCTCGGGCTACTCGACAAGCAGGCGTTGATGTCGACCAAGCCGCCACGCATCATGACCGCCGCACTGGTACTGCCGGCAAGCATGGTCGACGGCGAGTTGCCACCTTCGGCACCGATGCACGCCAAGGAGACCAAAGAGGTCGAACGCCGAGGCGTCGATCTGGTGATGGCGGCAGAGCGAGCTGTTGGCCGTACACCGGTCGAGCAGGCATTCAACAATAAGGGATTCGATATTCTGTCCTCGGATGCCAGTGGAGATACCTACCGCATCGAGGTCAAAGCCCGTTTGGACGGCGCCGCCGACTTCTTCGTCACCCACAACGAAGTGATGGTCGGCAAGAACGCAGCACCGCGATACCGACTGGCTTTAGTCAAGGTCGACCCGCGAGGCGCAGGCCATGACGAAGTCCGATACCTAGACAACCCGTTCGCCTCGACGGATCTTGGCGACTTCGACGCCACAGGCGTGCGCGGCGACTGGAACAAAATGTGGAACAAGGGAACCGAGCCATTCTGA